One part of the Phragmites australis chromosome 3, lpPhrAust1.1, whole genome shotgun sequence genome encodes these proteins:
- the LOC133913091 gene encoding pescadillo homolog, whose translation MPKHYRPPGKKKEGNAAKYITRTKAVNYLQISLATFRKLCILKGVFPRQPKKKVEGNHKTYYHMKDIAFLLHDPLIEKFREIKVHRKKVKKAIAKKNKDLADRLLNRPPTYKLDRLILERYPTFVDALRDLDDCLTMVHLFAALPAVDGERVEVKRIHNCRRLSHEWQAYISRTHSLRKTFISVKGIYYQAEVQGQKITWLTPHALQQVLTDDVDFNVMLTFLEFYETLLGFVNFKLYHSINVNYPPILDSRLEALAAELYALCRYMSAGSGGVTRNSESNRLIEDKKDENNKASSKTDESELRLAQLQHQLPTNEPGALMHLVEESSAADADDDDTKECKSLFKNLKFYLSREVPRESLLFIIPAFGGTVSWEGEGAPFNEVDEDITHQIVDRPTQSHVFLSREYVQPQWVYDCVNARVILPTEGYLVGRVPPPHLSPFVDNDAEGYIPEYAETISRLQAAARNQVLPLPGIGDEDLDNSLVEAMIDRTGSNENAEKKRKLEMLEKQYHDELKMEYEGITFSNLSNSRAENPPDAVEKDDTRSDHEEDANKQAEKDAADITKSLMSRKQRGLLEAIEIHKERKREKVEQLKKRKKNADSSAAKRR comes from the exons atGCCAAAGCACTACCGCCCTCCG GGCAAGAAGAAGGAGGGGAATGCGGCGAAGTACATCACAAGGACCAAGGCAGTGAACTACCTTCAGATTAGCCTCGCCACCTTCAG GAAGTTATGCATACTCAAGGGTGTCTTTCCGCGGCAGCCGAAGAAGAAGGTCGAAGGGAACCACAAGACGTACTACCACATGAAGGATATCGCCTTCCTGCTTCATGACCCTTTGATTGAGAAGTTCAG GGAAATCAAGGTTCACAGAAAGAAGGTTAAAAAGGCTATTGCTAAGAAAAACAAGGATCTTGCAGACAGACTGTTGAATCGACCACCAACTTACAAGCTTGATAGGCTTATCCTTGAAAG GTATCCAACATTTGTTGATGCTCTCCGGGACTTGGATGATTGCCTCACAATGGTGCATTTGTTCGCGGCATTACCTGCTGTTGACGGTGAACGTGTTGAAGTTAAACGAATCCATAACtgccgaag GTTAAGCCATGAATGGCAAGCATACATATCCCGGACACATTCCCTGAGGAAGACATTTATATCTGTGAAGGGCATATATTACcag GCTGAAGTTCAAGGGCAAAAGATCACCTGGCTAACCCCGCATGCTCTGCAGCAAGTATTAACTGATGATGTTGACTTCAATGTTATGCTTACCTTTTTGGAATTCTATGAG ACTCTTCTAGGATTTGTGAACTTCAAGCTTTACCATTCAATAAATGTAAATTATCCTCCTATTCTGGATTCTCGTTTGGAAGCTTTAGCTGCTG AGCTCTATGCATTGTGCCGATACATGTCTGCTGGTTCTGGAGGAGTAACTAGAAATTCGGAGTCTAACAGGTTAATCGAGGATAAAAAAGATGAAAATAATAAAGCGAGTTCAAAAACAGATGAGTCTGAACTCAGATTGGCACAGCTTCAACATCAGCTCCCAACTAATGAACCTGGTGCACTAATGCATCTTGTTGAAGAATCGTCTGCTGCTGATGCAGACGATGACGACACTAAAGAATGCAAAAGTTTGTTTAAGAACTTGAAGTTCTACTTAAGTCGTGAG GTGCCTAGGGAGTCCCTGTTATTTATTATTCCAGCATTTGGAGGAACTGTTTCGTGGGAAGGAGAAGGAGCCCCGTTTAATGAAGTAGATGAAGACATCACTCACCAG ATTGTTGATAGGCCGACACAAAGCCATGTTTTCCTCTCTAGGGAGTATGTTCAACCACAGTGGGTATATGATTGTGTAAATGCTCGCGTCATATTGCCAACAGAAGGTTATCTTGTTGGAAG AGTACCACCACCACATTTGTCTCCTTTTGTGGACAATGATGCGGAGGGTTACATTCCTGAGTATGCAGAGACGATAAGTAGGCTGCAAGCTGCTGCTCGCAATCAGGTCTTGCCTTTGCCAGGTATAGGTGATGAAGATCTGGACAATTCATTGGTAGAGGCAATGATTGATAGAACAGGGTCTAATGAAAATgctgaaaagaagagaaag TTGGAGATGCTAGAGAAGCAATACCATGACGAGCTGAAGATGGAATATGAGGGCATTACTTTCTCTAATCTGTCAAATAGCAGAGCAGAAAACCCACCAGATGCTGTGGAAAAAGATGATACTCGGTCAGATCACGAGGAGGATGCTAATAAACAAGCTGAGAAGGATGCTGCTGACATTACTAAGTCTCTCATGTCTCGCAAGCAGAGAGGCCTTCTTGAGGCAATTGAG ATTCACAAGGAACGGAAAAGAGAGAAGGTTGAGCAgctgaagaagagaaaaaagaatgcTGATTCTAGTGCTGCTAAACGTCGCTGA
- the LOC133910717 gene encoding uncharacterized protein LOC133910717 yields WALSFLQTLQTSQFLAVADEDGYVGLYDTRRRLPSSSSSALPASETKMSDWVAHNNAIFDVCWIKDGFQILTASGDQTVKIWSVETKKCIGVLSGHTGSVKLLSCQSSNPELIVSGSRDGSFALWDLRCDPKSPNSHGEACLMSSAVVKEAHSPIQRSRTRSRAKLPNFIVKLLLIVVKIWDTRNLKVPVSNKNCQAGAQPLEGVKHGISCLSQNWYGAYIAASCMDNSVLNVDKGPIKVYPSSKIDSFFVKSAISPDGTHILGGSSDGNVYLWQVDQPETGHVVLGGHEGEATSVDWCVSEVGKIATSSDDSTVRVWSTKKIECTNVSSPTVIRKQITAPNTEYRRSATHERATTSGDAVACTSADGELPSGCHSPLQPRVLDFGTPETSKKRAFALFQEEGHDARKGPETQMNSPSSVLSPPPSLKRRTIRDYFASNAS; encoded by the exons TGGGCTCTGTCGTTTCTCCAGACCTTGCAGACTTCTCAGTTCCTGGCGGTTGCCGACGAGGACGGGTACGTTGGCCTCTACGACACCCGCCGGCGTCTCCCGTCCAGCTCGTCATCT GCTCTTCCCGCATCTGAAACGAAGATGTCTGATTGGGTTGCTCACAACAATGCCATCTTTGATGTGTGCTGGATCAAG GATGGATTCCAAATACTGACTGCATCGGGCGATCAAACT GTGAAGATATGGAGTGTGGAAACTAAGAAATGCATTGGTGTCTTGTCAGGACACACTGGAAGTGTAAAGTTACTATCATGCCAATCTTCGAATCCTG AGCTTATTGTTTCTGGTTCGAGGGACGGTTCATTTGCTCTTTGGGATTTAAGATGTGACCCTAAATCTCCAAATAGCCATGGTGAAGCATGCCTTAT GTCTTCTGCTGTTGTCAAAGAAGCCCATAGTCCCATCCAAAGGAGCCGAACAAGGTCTCGAGCAAAG TTACCCAATTTCATAGTTAAATTGCTTCTAAT TGTTGTGAAAATCTGGGATACACGGAACCTCAAAGTGCCTGTATCCAACAAAAATTGTCAAGCAGGAGCGCAGCCTTTG GAAGGGGTGAAACATGGCATATCTTGCCTatctcagaactggtacggtgCATATATTGCTGCATCATGTATGGATAACAG TGTTCTCAATGTGGACAAGGGCCCAATAAAGGTTTACCCTAGCAGCAAAATCGACTCTTTCTTTGTCAAG TCTGCTATTAGTCCTGACGGAACTCATATTCTTGGCGGCTCGAGTGATGGCAATGTATACCTGTGGCAG GTGGATCAACCTGAAACTGGCCATGTAGTTTTAGGAGGACATGAAGGTGAAGCTACTTCAGTTGACTG GTGTGTATCAGAGGTTGGAAAGATAGCAACATCTTCTGATGATTCCACG GTTCGTGTATGGAGTACCAAGAAAATAGAATGCACCAACGTAAGCTCACCAACAGTAATCCGTAAGCAGATAACTGCGCCTAACACCGAGTACCGAAGATCTGCTACCCATGAGCGAGCTACTACTTCAGGAGATGCGGTTGCCTGCACCAGTGCCGATGGTGAATTGCCAAGTGGTTGCCACTCTCCCCTTCAACCCAGAGTACTGGACTTCGGCACTCCAGAAACTTCAAAGAAGAGAGCGTTTGCATTGTTTCAGGAGGAGGGCCATGATGCGAGGAAGGGCCCGGAAACTCAAATGAACAGCCCCTCTTCAGTTCTAAGCCCGCCTCCTTCGCTGAAAAGGCGAACAATTCGGGACTACTTTGCCAGTAATGCATCTTGA